In Methanomicrobium antiquum, one DNA window encodes the following:
- a CDS encoding 30S ribosomal protein S6e yields the protein MADLKVVLSDPKTGKAYNITATGAMAGSLIGKKVGQQMSADALGFAGYTIELTGATDRTGIPARKDLPGAGKRRLLLSESTGFHETYDGERRRKTIRCAEITPDFVQVNAKVIEYGEKTLEQYFAPAEPEAAAE from the coding sequence ATGGCAGATTTAAAAGTAGTCCTCTCCGACCCTAAAACAGGAAAGGCATACAATATTACAGCAACCGGCGCTATGGCAGGTTCACTTATTGGAAAGAAAGTCGGACAGCAGATGAGTGCTGATGCACTTGGATTTGCAGGCTATACAATTGAGCTTACAGGCGCAACCGACAGAACAGGCATTCCGGCAAGAAAAGATCTTCCGGGAGCTGGAAAGAGGAGACTTCTTCTCTCTGAAAGCACAGGATTCCACGAAACATATGACGGCGAGCGCCGCAGAAAAACAATCCGCTGTGCAGAAATCACACCAGACTTTGTTCAGGTAAATGCTAAAGTTATCGAATATGGTGAAAAGACACTTGAGCAGTACTTTGCACCGGCTGAACCGGAAGCTGCGGCTGAATAA
- the hypB gene encoding hydrogenase nickel incorporation protein HypB has product MHHIDVSIEQDVFDANNKLAHKNYHTLKDNGIRAFDLLGAIGSGKTALIENLVPELKNKKIRSGAIAGDVWGDDDFKRIVATGIPAVNANTGKECHLDAHLVEHAIESLPLDEIDVLFIENVGNMVCPTDFSLGAEKRIVVVSTTEGDDVVNKHPMMFRNGTIAVINKIDLAEFVGCDISRMEDDIHRYNPIMPIFKTNLKTGEGVPELVDEILR; this is encoded by the coding sequence ATGCACCACATAGATGTCAGCATAGAACAGGATGTTTTTGATGCAAATAATAAACTTGCACATAAAAACTACCACACATTAAAGGACAATGGTATCCGGGCCTTTGATTTGCTGGGAGCTATAGGCTCTGGAAAGACAGCACTTATTGAGAATCTTGTTCCGGAACTTAAGAACAAAAAAATCCGCTCTGGAGCAATTGCAGGCGATGTCTGGGGGGATGATGATTTCAAAAGAATTGTTGCAACAGGAATTCCTGCAGTAAATGCAAATACAGGAAAAGAATGTCATCTGGATGCCCATCTTGTTGAGCATGCAATAGAGTCCCTTCCACTTGATGAAATAGACGTGTTATTCATCGAAAATGTCGGAAATATGGTATGTCCGACAGACTTCTCACTAGGCGCTGAGAAGCGCATAGTTGTTGTATCGACAACAGAGGGTGATGATGTTGTAAATAAGCATCCGATGATGTTTAGAAACGGAACAATTGCAGTCATCAACAAAATTGACCTGGCTGAATTTGTTGGATGCGATATTTCAAGAATGGAGGATGATATTCACCGCTATAATCCGATAATGCCAATTTTTAAGACAAACCTCAAGACAGGTGAGGGTGTACCTGAACTTGTCGATGAGATCTTGAGATAA
- a CDS encoding tubulin/FtsZ family protein: protein MRILAIGVGGAGSRIVDQLYYQDRKSSVSCISPVVIDTDGNYLSQLRNLPEDSKIFFPALDPDVHYDIMSTVDVSEIMSNIKKLDTVNLDALMVFSGLGGNVCDIVPHLIEEIRKAFFEPVFAVCTLPYLREGRAIAKKAADDLDKIEECADAVILFDNETWYKKIKSSFETTLDEHGEPVVKPSPFGKIFPENPRDIYRMLNERISRQIGLLLRAGEFNESGLDSAEVVLDAGEILNTLKGNGITAIGYAIENLPFNWMDTFERLRSDTYFSEGSHKRATRIVALAKQAVYEDISIPCDLTSADKALILIAGPSHELSMKGFQTVRKWIDSSIAGLEMRSGDYPVRNTRFVGIIIMLSGIHNVPRVEEIKKLREEYLEELAQKEKEAEYSRVLAEEEALLLSGNENANIIEISRNTQTDPYSNTQTDPYSVPSPVNQRVEYPENRGYYDPPYNQPSDYSRANYDEQALEDEAWGLIGGYSSIPPKNPGHNENIPPIIEDNGYHMNRQNPNLPKKYPDEDYSRIDTPKEPVLTLDMIDFLEDESGECAEDSSSYFRGAKEDDSVVETSISFVELLDDDDEENFDERTQNLGNAKTATFSDAALSYIEEEEEDEDNIPLTSPEYVRKQELEEYKKEIMESAPVKEKEKLHDDKIVISGKKEKKKDENQLNLPGRSEKTNLDMTRMTSVNLGNAPKDSIFGIKDIKGPGLPKERSDVARVGETISIGGPVQRSSDKSFSAGSFSAGSRMRPNDNAFSGGKISGGSVIRPNDSSLSGRKVSIQPSIKAKEGSLSGAKLSVRPNIKPKDNLSGGKISMGSSAKRPVELLSSGIKSSPGVKPKELLSGGIKAGNSSKPKELLSDNVKIGSGPKRPKESLSKDLKVGKNPGPVPGSPTKKQQSRVSSEKKKSSFSNDEDEDLFWI from the coding sequence ATGAGGATACTTGCTATAGGTGTCGGCGGTGCAGGTTCACGAATTGTGGATCAGCTTTACTATCAGGATAGAAAAAGCAGCGTAAGCTGTATATCCCCTGTTGTAATTGATACTGATGGAAATTATCTCTCCCAGCTTAGAAATCTTCCTGAGGATTCAAAAATCTTTTTTCCAGCTCTTGACCCTGATGTCCACTATGACATAATGTCAACTGTTGATGTAAGTGAAATTATGTCAAACATCAAAAAGTTAGACACTGTTAATCTTGATGCATTAATGGTATTCTCCGGTCTTGGCGGAAATGTGTGTGATATCGTTCCACATCTCATTGAAGAGATAAGAAAAGCCTTTTTTGAGCCTGTATTTGCGGTCTGCACACTTCCATATCTTCGTGAAGGTCGTGCTATTGCTAAAAAGGCCGCTGACGATCTCGATAAAATAGAAGAATGTGCCGATGCAGTAATTTTATTCGATAATGAAACCTGGTACAAAAAAATAAAGTCCTCATTTGAAACAACCCTCGATGAGCATGGAGAGCCGGTTGTAAAACCCTCTCCATTTGGAAAAATATTTCCTGAAAATCCCCGTGATATATACAGAATGCTTAATGAAAGAATTTCACGACAGATCGGGCTTTTACTTCGTGCGGGAGAATTCAATGAATCAGGCCTGGATTCAGCAGAGGTTGTTTTGGATGCAGGCGAAATTCTAAACACTCTCAAAGGAAACGGCATCACGGCAATAGGGTATGCTATTGAAAATCTGCCCTTTAACTGGATGGATACATTTGAAAGATTGCGTTCTGACACATATTTCAGTGAAGGATCACATAAGCGGGCGACAAGGATAGTTGCGCTTGCGAAGCAGGCTGTATATGAGGATATATCAATACCATGTGATCTTACAAGTGCTGACAAAGCTTTGATCTTAATTGCAGGCCCTTCCCATGAGCTCTCAATGAAGGGATTTCAGACTGTCAGGAAATGGATTGATTCAAGTATCGCCGGACTTGAAATGCGCTCAGGAGATTATCCTGTACGAAATACCCGTTTTGTGGGTATTATTATAATGCTTTCAGGAATCCACAATGTTCCGCGAGTTGAGGAGATCAAAAAATTAAGGGAAGAATACTTAGAAGAGCTTGCACAAAAAGAAAAGGAAGCAGAATATTCCCGTGTACTCGCAGAAGAAGAGGCACTGCTTTTGTCCGGAAATGAAAATGCAAATATTATAGAAATCTCCCGGAACACTCAGACTGATCCTTATAGTAACACTCAGACTGATCCTTATAGTGTACCCTCACCTGTTAATCAAAGAGTTGAATATCCTGAAAATCGTGGTTATTATGATCCGCCCTATAATCAGCCCTCAGATTATTCCCGGGCGAATTATGATGAACAGGCTCTTGAAGATGAGGCATGGGGTCTTATTGGAGGATACTCTTCGATTCCTCCAAAAAATCCGGGACACAATGAGAATATTCCCCCTATTATTGAAGACAATGGTTATCACATGAACAGACAGAATCCAAATCTCCCAAAAAAATACCCTGACGAAGATTACAGTAGAATTGATACTCCAAAAGAGCCTGTTTTAACTCTTGATATGATTGATTTCTTGGAGGATGAGTCAGGCGAGTGTGCTGAAGATTCCTCATCATATTTTAGAGGCGCAAAAGAGGATGATTCTGTTGTAGAAACTTCAATTTCATTTGTTGAATTATTAGATGACGATGATGAGGAGAATTTTGACGAGAGAACGCAAAATCTTGGCAATGCCAAAACTGCCACATTTTCCGATGCCGCGTTATCATATATTGAAGAAGAAGAAGAAGACGAGGATAACATACCCTTAACTTCGCCTGAATATGTGAGAAAACAGGAGCTTGAAGAGTACAAAAAAGAGATTATGGAATCAGCGCCTGTTAAGGAAAAGGAAAAACTCCATGATGACAAGATTGTGATTAGCGGGAAGAAAGAGAAGAAAAAGGATGAAAATCAGCTAAACCTGCCTGGAAGAAGTGAAAAGACAAATCTTGATATGACGCGTATGACGAGTGTTAATTTAGGAAATGCTCCTAAAGATTCAATTTTTGGAATCAAAGATATAAAAGGCCCCGGCCTTCCAAAGGAGAGAAGCGATGTCGCACGTGTTGGAGAGACTATAAGCATTGGCGGGCCTGTACAGCGTTCAAGTGACAAGTCTTTTTCAGCCGGCAGTTTTTCCGCAGGGTCAAGGATGCGTCCAAATGATAATGCTTTTTCGGGCGGCAAAATATCGGGCGGTTCTGTTATAAGGCCTAATGACAGTTCACTTTCTGGAAGAAAGGTCTCAATTCAGCCCAGTATAAAAGCTAAGGAAGGCAGTCTTTCAGGAGCAAAATTATCTGTCCGGCCGAATATCAAACCAAAAGACAATCTGAGTGGTGGCAAAATCTCAATGGGAAGTTCGGCCAAAAGGCCTGTTGAACTTTTATCGTCCGGAATTAAATCAAGCCCTGGTGTGAAGCCAAAAGAACTTTTGTCAGGAGGTATTAAGGCAGGGAATTCTTCAAAGCCCAAAGAGCTTCTCTCCGACAATGTAAAGATTGGCTCTGGTCCGAAAAGACCAAAGGAATCGTTGTCTAAAGACTTAAAAGTTGGAAAAAATCCCGGCCCTGTTCCGGGAAGTCCGACAAAAAAACAGCAATCCAGAGTATCTTCAGAGAAGAAGAAGAGCAGTTTTTCTAATGATGAGGATGAAGACCTCTTCTGGATATAA
- a CDS encoding transcription initiation factor IIB translates to MQELEKLKQLQSQREALKSRSGEQVEKLAKKQEETTKTVCPECGSRQLIHDYERAELTCQNCGLVLEEEFIDRGPEWRAFDHDQRMKRSRVGAPMTFTIHDKGLSTMIDWRNRDSYGRAISSKNRAQLYRLRKWQRRIRVSNATERNLAFALSELDRMASALGLPRNVRETAAVVYRDAVDKNLIRGRSIEGVAAAALYAACRQCSVPRTLDEIAEVSRVSRKEIGRTYRFISRELGLKLLPTSPIDYVPRFCSGLTLKGEVQSRAVEILRQAGERELTSGRGPTGVAAAAIYISSILGGERRTQREVAEVAGVTEVTIRNRYKELAEKLDIEIIL, encoded by the coding sequence ATGCAGGAACTTGAAAAATTAAAACAACTCCAGAGCCAGAGAGAGGCTCTAAAAAGCCGTTCAGGCGAGCAGGTAGAAAAACTTGCTAAAAAACAGGAAGAAACCACAAAGACAGTATGTCCGGAGTGTGGCAGTCGTCAGCTTATACATGACTATGAACGTGCAGAACTTACCTGTCAGAACTGCGGTCTAGTTCTTGAAGAAGAGTTCATAGACAGAGGTCCGGAATGGCGTGCATTCGATCACGATCAGAGAATGAAACGTTCACGTGTCGGTGCTCCAATGACCTTCACAATCCATGACAAAGGTCTTTCAACAATGATTGACTGGAGAAACCGCGATTCATATGGACGTGCAATTTCTTCTAAAAATCGTGCACAACTCTACCGCCTGCGCAAGTGGCAGAGAAGGATTCGAGTATCAAACGCTACCGAAAGAAACCTTGCATTCGCTTTATCAGAACTTGACCGAATGGCATCTGCTCTTGGTCTTCCAAGAAATGTCCGTGAGACAGCAGCGGTAGTATACCGTGATGCAGTTGACAAAAACCTTATTCGTGGAAGAAGTATTGAGGGTGTAGCAGCAGCAGCACTTTATGCGGCATGCCGTCAGTGTAGCGTTCCAAGAACACTTGATGAGATAGCAGAAGTATCACGTGTATCACGAAAAGAGATTGGAAGGACATACAGATTCATCTCAAGAGAACTTGGTCTAAAACTTCTTCCAACATCACCAATCGACTATGTTCCACGTTTCTGTTCAGGTCTGACACTCAAAGGAGAGGTTCAGTCAAGAGCAGTTGAGATTTTAAGACAGGCCGGAGAAAGAGAACTTACAAGTGGCAGAGGCCCTACCGGTGTAGCAGCAGCAGCAATTTACATCTCCTCAATTCTCGGCGGAGAACGCCGCACACAGCGCGAAGTGGCAGAGGTTGCAGGAGTCACTGAAGTTACAATCAGAAACAGATATAAAGAACTTGCAGAAAAACTGGATATTGAAATTATTCTCTAA
- a CDS encoding 30S ribosomal protein S8e: protein MLWQGRSVRSETGARLKTARGKRRVEIGRSPAETHIGDERRRLIRTHGGNVKVRALRATYACVADKKTGAVKKVEILNVEANTANPNYVRRNLLTKGAVIKTEIGMAKIVSRPGQDGVINAVLTE from the coding sequence ATGCTCTGGCAAGGAAGATCAGTTAGAAGCGAGACAGGCGCACGCCTGAAAACCGCACGTGGAAAGAGGAGAGTAGAAATCGGCCGTTCACCGGCAGAGACACATATTGGTGATGAGCGCCGCAGATTAATCCGCACACACGGCGGAAATGTCAAGGTTCGTGCACTTCGTGCAACATATGCATGTGTTGCAGACAAAAAGACCGGTGCTGTCAAAAAGGTTGAGATTTTGAATGTGGAGGCAAATACAGCAAATCCAAACTATGTCCGCCGTAATCTTCTCACAAAAGGCGCAGTAATTAAAACAGAGATTGGAATGGCAAAGATTGTATCAAGGCCTGGTCAGGACGGAGTTATTAACGCCGTTTTGACAGAATAA
- a CDS encoding histidinol phosphate phosphatase domain-containing protein, with amino-acid sequence MYDLHTHTTLSDGELLPTELVRRAAVLGYTTLAITDHADASNINELIRSVNAIKKSASLFGVTLYAGVEITHVPPEEIDELAALAKKTGADIVIVHGETVMEPVAPGTNLSACTSDYVDILAHPGLITGEAAIEAKKHNVALEITSRGGHNRTNGHVFKTALKTGCKIVINSDTHNPSDLLTENARRVVATGAGMTQDEADSILSDRTLDEILDL; translated from the coding sequence ATGTACGACCTTCATACACACACAACATTATCGGACGGAGAACTTCTTCCAACAGAACTTGTCCGGCGTGCGGCAGTTCTTGGATACACCACTCTTGCAATAACAGACCATGCTGATGCATCAAACATAAACGAGCTTATAAGATCAGTCAATGCCATAAAAAAGTCAGCCTCACTTTTCGGAGTTACTCTTTACGCCGGCGTTGAAATAACCCATGTTCCTCCTGAAGAGATAGACGAACTTGCCGCTCTTGCCAAGAAAACAGGTGCTGACATTGTAATTGTTCATGGTGAAACTGTAATGGAGCCTGTTGCACCAGGAACTAATCTTTCTGCCTGTACATCAGACTATGTTGATATTCTTGCACATCCAGGCCTTATAACAGGAGAGGCCGCAATAGAGGCAAAAAAGCACAATGTTGCTCTTGAAATAACATCCAGGGGAGGACACAACAGAACCAACGGACATGTCTTTAAAACCGCGCTTAAGACAGGCTGTAAAATAGTCATTAATTCAGACACACACAACCCTTCAGATCTTCTGACTGAAAACGCGCGAAGAGTTGTCGCTACAGGGGCCGGAATGACACAGGATGAGGCAGATAGTATTTTATCTGATAGAACCCTTGATGAAATTCTCGATCTTTAA
- a CDS encoding DUF2240 family protein: protein MTLKLVVSAPFKSMRKEQLKKTELIYFLTIDKRWMNNDQAGKIIRMAIKEGLLEESGNHLKPSFSASDVEIPLGYKPSSDIFETEPNPVDILISEIAEKRSVNAGEVVAEINSVIKNVFDTNLEFEAAAVIVARKYRVDFSDKIPKFLKNVNETNV, encoded by the coding sequence TTGACACTTAAGCTGGTAGTTTCAGCTCCTTTTAAGAGCATGAGAAAAGAGCAGCTGAAAAAAACCGAGTTGATCTATTTTTTAACTATTGACAAAAGATGGATGAATAACGATCAGGCCGGAAAAATCATTCGTATGGCAATAAAAGAAGGTCTTTTGGAAGAGTCCGGAAATCATTTAAAACCGTCATTTTCAGCATCTGATGTTGAAATTCCGCTTGGGTATAAACCATCATCTGATATTTTTGAGACAGAGCCGAATCCTGTTGATATACTAATCAGTGAAATCGCTGAAAAAAGGAGTGTTAATGCAGGAGAAGTGGTTGCCGAGATAAACAGTGTTATTAAAAATGTATTTGACACAAATCTTGAATTTGAAGCGGCCGCAGTGATTGTCGCAAGAAAATACAGAGTTGATTTTTCAGATAAAATACCAAAGTTTCTGAAAAACGTTAATGAAACAAATGTTTAA
- a CDS encoding bile acid:sodium symporter family protein, translated as MLITEMLLSLIYVFIISSMLSIGFGLSLQAIVDSFKRPGVLLKSSAINLIAIPLFAFLLSSILGLSGAVLIGFLLMACAPGASYAPRITEVANGDVGHSTALMFFLCTIAVFSAPFTMMLEMPQSHTLDPLPVIKTLALIQMLPLFFGIYLSQSKPRLAKKLSWGAFWVSNVSAFIVIVASLFMIFLKESHGGFFSAVFGTNAFPAIIIAVLFSAIIGYYFGSKKADEKKSMLISSVNRNAGVAFLIVLSSFSELSIAIIMIIIYIIVQSIVSGGLAGYWLWKDHKAGKKTILSGNSS; from the coding sequence GTGCTTATTACTGAGATGCTTCTAAGCCTGATTTATGTATTCATAATCTCCTCTATGCTTTCAATAGGTTTTGGCCTCTCTCTTCAGGCAATTGTTGATTCATTCAAAAGGCCCGGAGTGCTTCTTAAATCCTCAGCAATAAACCTGATTGCAATTCCGCTTTTTGCATTTTTATTATCCTCAATACTAGGACTATCAGGTGCAGTGTTAATTGGATTTTTATTAATGGCATGTGCGCCCGGCGCGTCATATGCACCGCGGATAACAGAGGTTGCCAACGGAGATGTCGGACATTCAACTGCTCTTATGTTTTTTTTATGCACAATTGCGGTTTTCTCAGCGCCTTTTACCATGATGCTTGAGATGCCTCAGTCACATACCCTTGATCCATTGCCGGTTATCAAAACCCTTGCACTTATTCAGATGCTTCCTTTATTTTTTGGGATTTATCTTAGTCAATCAAAGCCGCGACTGGCAAAAAAACTTTCATGGGGAGCATTTTGGGTATCAAATGTATCAGCCTTCATAGTAATTGTTGCATCTCTTTTCATGATATTTCTAAAAGAGTCTCATGGTGGATTTTTCTCAGCGGTATTTGGAACAAATGCTTTTCCTGCAATAATAATTGCAGTTTTATTCTCTGCAATTATAGGATATTATTTCGGGAGTAAAAAAGCAGATGAGAAAAAGTCAATGCTCATCAGTTCAGTTAATAGAAATGCAGGAGTTGCTTTTTTGATAGTTTTAAGCAGTTTTTCTGAATTATCAATTGCGATAATTATGATAATTATCTATATAATAGTCCAGTCGATAGTATCCGGGGGACTTGCAGGTTATTGGCTTTGGAAGGATCATAAGGCCGGAAAAAAAACTATTCTTTCAGGAAACAGCAGTTGA
- a CDS encoding signal recognition particle subunit SRP19/SEC65 family protein produces the protein MEGEKIIYPCYFNEGLTRNEGRRIKKTSAVKNPSTRSILTAAKKLGLEGVVEQKSHPGHWVSNEGRVLIKYDKSKEILIQQIAEKLADK, from the coding sequence ATGGAAGGAGAGAAAATAATTTACCCCTGTTATTTTAATGAAGGCCTGACTCGAAATGAGGGAAGGCGCATAAAAAAAACATCGGCAGTAAAAAATCCTTCTACAAGAAGTATTTTGACAGCCGCAAAAAAACTGGGCCTTGAGGGAGTCGTCGAGCAAAAAAGCCACCCCGGACACTGGGTTTCAAATGAGGGGAGAGTGCTCATTAAATACGACAAATCAAAAGAGATTTTGATTCAGCAGATCGCAGAAAAATTAGCAGACAAATAA
- the infB gene encoding translation initiation factor IF-2 has product MAKKKDKGNNQNSGKNSIRTPIVCVLGHVDHGKTSLLDKIRGSSVVNAEEGAITQHIGATIVPLEAIEEMSGTKGKMNFDVPGLLFIDTPGHHAFTTLRSRGGALADMAILVVDINEGFQPQTIEALHILRNFKTPFVVAATKIDRIHGWRKTPNAPFMTCYNAQNERVQTILETKTYELVGKLSEEGFNCERYDRIKDFQKNIAIVPISGITGEGLPDLLMIMVGLAQRYMTDNLKLTVEGPGVGTVLEVKEERGLGTTLDVILFDGTLNVGDEIIVGGNEGVITTKVRSLLKPRPMQEILTEERFDRVKSISAASGIKVAAPGLDGVVAGSPIMVVKGNREELEERIRHEMQDIAVKLSEEGIFIKADTIGALEALSKELEQHNIPIMRAEVGPVSRHDIVEIATVKNPLMSVLLAFNTTKLPDANEMLMSDQMENVMIFESGVIYHLIDDYLEWEEKTRRQIEKQSFEKLVMPAKISILPDCVFRQSNPAVVGVRVLSGKLQAGVNLIHLDGRKVGKMKQIKKGQDNIQEANEGEEVAISIEGPTVGRQINVGDSFYVDIPEHHVKVLETEMFSHLNDSMKNVLDEFTHMKRKEQPFWGK; this is encoded by the coding sequence ATGGCTAAAAAAAAGGACAAAGGTAATAATCAAAATTCCGGCAAAAATTCAATACGAACGCCAATCGTCTGTGTGCTTGGCCATGTTGATCATGGCAAAACTTCTCTTCTTGACAAAATAAGAGGCTCTTCTGTCGTAAACGCAGAAGAAGGCGCAATTACCCAGCATATTGGTGCAACCATTGTACCTTTAGAGGCAATTGAAGAGATGAGCGGGACAAAGGGAAAAATGAACTTTGATGTTCCCGGTCTTTTATTCATAGACACTCCCGGACATCACGCATTTACCACTCTGCGTTCAAGAGGCGGCGCACTGGCGGACATGGCGATACTGGTCGTTGACATAAATGAGGGTTTTCAGCCGCAAACAATAGAAGCGCTTCATATTCTGAGAAACTTCAAAACACCATTTGTAGTTGCGGCAACAAAGATTGACAGAATACACGGATGGAGAAAAACTCCAAACGCACCTTTCATGACCTGTTACAATGCACAAAACGAGCGCGTTCAGACAATTCTTGAAACAAAAACCTATGAACTTGTCGGAAAACTTTCAGAAGAAGGATTCAACTGTGAAAGATACGACAGGATAAAGGATTTCCAGAAAAACATCGCAATTGTCCCAATAAGCGGAATAACAGGCGAAGGTCTCCCGGATCTTTTGATGATAATGGTAGGTCTTGCCCAGCGCTATATGACTGATAACCTGAAATTAACAGTAGAAGGCCCGGGCGTTGGAACAGTTCTTGAAGTAAAAGAAGAAAGAGGGCTTGGCACAACACTTGATGTCATCCTGTTTGACGGAACTCTCAATGTGGGTGATGAAATTATTGTCGGAGGTAATGAAGGAGTAATAACCACAAAGGTCCGTTCACTTCTAAAGCCACGCCCCATGCAGGAAATTTTAACAGAAGAGAGATTTGACAGGGTCAAATCCATAAGTGCCGCAAGCGGAATCAAAGTTGCCGCTCCGGGACTTGACGGTGTTGTTGCAGGATCGCCCATTATGGTTGTAAAGGGCAACCGCGAAGAACTTGAAGAAAGAATCAGACATGAGATGCAGGATATTGCTGTAAAGCTCTCCGAAGAGGGAATATTTATCAAAGCCGATACAATCGGTGCACTTGAAGCCCTCTCAAAAGAGCTTGAACAACACAATATTCCTATAATGCGTGCTGAGGTAGGGCCAGTATCACGACATGACATTGTTGAGATTGCAACAGTAAAGAACCCGCTGATGTCAGTTCTTCTCGCATTTAACACAACAAAGCTCCCTGATGCAAACGAAATGCTGATGAGTGATCAGATGGAAAACGTCATGATCTTTGAATCAGGAGTAATCTATCACTTAATTGATGACTACCTCGAATGGGAGGAAAAGACACGCAGGCAGATTGAGAAGCAGAGCTTTGAAAAATTAGTAATGCCTGCAAAGATTTCAATTCTCCCCGACTGTGTATTTCGTCAGAGCAACCCCGCAGTAGTCGGAGTCAGAGTTTTGAGCGGGAAGCTTCAGGCAGGTGTCAACCTAATTCATCTTGACGGCAGAAAAGTCGGAAAGATGAAACAGATAAAAAAAGGTCAGGATAATATTCAGGAGGCTAACGAAGGTGAAGAGGTTGCAATATCAATTGAAGGACCGACAGTCGGGCGGCAGATAAATGTCGGCGACAGCTTCTATGTAGACATTCCGGAACATCATGTAAAGGTGCTTGAAACAGAGATGTTTTCTCATTTAAACGATAGTATGAAGAACGTTTTAGATGAATTCACCCACATGAAAAGAAAAGAGCAACCCTTCTGGGGAAAGTAG
- a CDS encoding H/ACA ribonucleoprotein complex subunit GAR1: MYNIYRLLINSNFVFQEGHLLKLAGQIRSVVGKHLVIVNCDSAQLPRLYADVVDSHQKPVGKLVEVFGNIKNPCAAVYCKDTGNCAINEKLYTK; encoded by the coding sequence TTGTACAACATATATAGGTTACTAATAAACTCTAATTTCGTTTTTCAGGAAGGTCATCTTTTGAAACTTGCCGGTCAGATACGTTCTGTTGTTGGAAAACATCTCGTTATTGTTAACTGCGATTCAGCCCAACTTCCACGTCTTTATGCAGATGTAGTTGACAGTCATCAAAAACCTGTTGGAAAACTTGTAGAAGTATTTGGAAATATAAAAAATCCTTGCGCAGCCGTTTACTGTAAAGATACAGGAAACTGCGCAATAAATGAGAAACTCTATACTAAATAA